One stretch of Solenopsis invicta isolate M01_SB chromosome 16, UNIL_Sinv_3.0, whole genome shotgun sequence DNA includes these proteins:
- the LOC105199780 gene encoding rRNA N6-adenosine-methyltransferase ZCCHC4, whose product MCEALKLFTLCIHDRMNDARGIEFLWENPINHPQCPHGPTLLLGRYVKNELKRFYVCSACRDRKLCRFYLKYGQELSKSQKHMWELESKKYTQRYVHRELYIRFNKLKMEPVENRCYCHNCEKLIFKFEKDKHTDHEVTENLTDYQLHHPTELLKPLENAKKEAQYLFSKKSTENIINMLSKLGAKQILCIGTPRIHEYIIEHYTDRISSLLLDFDGRFHNFFGPLEFCWYNLFNHHFFNKYAVTVLKVFLTQNEGRDTYLICDPPFGGRLEPISYTIKTISDLHRTLNRRFYNDNDNFFLKVMFIFPYFMEHIMREKSNPVHETGGLRNLNMSDYKVDYDNHPLFISEKHGRKQGSPVRIFTNIPLNLLELPSSDGYKFCQDCEKWVSGENKHCKKCKECTSKDGQTYKHCDICKRCVKPTWKHCQICKRCILEKHTCGPIPNIVGRCFNCDKLGHTKKECLNLFSTEVRIETDMKKRKADCKLKTTLVKKNKTGHSKKVLKRNVIINKRKT is encoded by the exons atgtgcgaggcccttaagttGTTTACACTTTGCATACATGACAGAATGAATGACGCACGTGGTATAGAATTTTTGTGGGAAAATCCCATAAATCATCCACAATGTCCTCATG GACCAACATTGCTACTTGGAagatatgttaaaaatgaaCTAAAGAGATTTTATGTGTGCTCCGCTTGTCGTGACAGAAAATTGTGCAGATTCTACTTGAAATATGGGCAAGAATTGTCAAAATCTCAAAAGCATATGTGGGAGTTGGAAAGTAAGAAGTACACACAGCGTTACGTTCACCGAGAATTATATATTCGTTTTAACAAGCTTAAGATGGAACCTGTGGAGAACAGATGTTATTGCCACAATTgtgagaaattaatatttaaatttgaaaaagataagcATACGGATCACGAGGTTACGGAGAATTTAACCGATTATCAGTTGCATCATCCAACAGAGCTTTTAAAACCTTTAGAAAATGCTAAGAAAGAAGCGCagtatttattttcaaagaaatctacagaaaatataataaatatgcttTCGAAACTTGGAGCTAAGCAGATTCTTTGTATTGGCACACCAAGAATACATGAATACATAATCGAACATTATACAGATAGGATATCATCTCTCCTTTTAGATTTTGACGGAAGATTT CATAATTTTTTTGGACCGCTGGAGTTTTGCTGGTACAATCTTTTTAATCATCATTTCTTTAACAAATACGCTGTTACTGTGCTCAAAGTTTTTCTTACTCAGAATGAGGGAAGGGACACGTACTTAATATGCGATCCTCCATTTGGTGGCCGCTTGGAACCCATATCATAcacaataaaaacaatatctGACCTGCATAGAACATTAAACAGAcgtttttataatgataatgacaacttttttttgaaagtcATGTTTATATTCCCATATTTTATGGAGCACATAATGAGAGAAAAGAGCAACCCAGTACATGAGACTGGTGgtctgagaaatttaaatatgtcCGATTATAAAGTGGATTATGATAATCATCCCTTATTTATATCAGAAAAACATGGTAGAAAGCAGGGCTCTCCAGTGAGAATTTTCACGAATATACCATTGAATCTACTGGAGCTTCCTTCGTCTGATGGGTATAAATTTTGTCAAGATTGTGAAAAATGGGTTTCTGGCGAGAACAAGCATTGCAAGAAATGTAAAGAATGTACCTCTAAAGATGGTCAAACGTACAAACACTGTGATATATGCAAACGATGCGTGAAGCCTACTTGGAAACattgtcaaatttgcaaaagatGTATATTAGAAAAACATACATGTGGTCCAATACCGAATATTGTCGGAAGGTGTTTTAACTGTGATAAATTAG gtCACACTAAGAAGGAAtgtcttaatttattttctactgAAGTCAGAATTGAAACAGATATGAAGAAACGCAAAGCAGATTGTAAACTAAAAACAACTTTGGTTAAGAAAAACAAAACTGGACATTCTAAGAAAGTTCTTAAAcgaaatgttataattaataaaaggaagacataa
- the LOC105199893 gene encoding neurophysin 1 translates to MLKELVVLASLIFLSYACLITNCPRGGKRGDIAPSLGTVERECPSCGPNRLGQCFGPHICCGPSIGCFIGTPETYRCRKESLYTRPCIAGYAMCHGNTARCASNGICCSQESCHMDTSCRISDVVGNDRKLDANLNVIFPDNEVSSDILQ, encoded by the exons ATGTTAAAGGAGCTCGTTGTTCTTGCGAGTTTGATTTTTCTGAGTTACGCTTGTTTGATTACGAATTGTCCACGAGGCGGAAAGAGGGGTGATATCGCACCTTCTTTGGGAACCGTTGAACGGGaa TGTCCTTCGTGTGGTCCTAACCGTTTGGGCCAATGCTTTGGGCCCCACATTTGCTGTGGCCCCAGTATCGGTTGCTTCATAGGTACACCAGAAACATACCGATGCAGAAAAGAAAGTCTATACACCAGACCCTGCATTGCTGGATACGCGATGTGTCATGGAAATACAGCAAGATGCGCTTCAAACGGGATTTGCTGCTCGCAAG aatCCTGCCACATGGATACATCATGCAGAATTTCTGATGTTGTTGGCAACGATCGAAAACTGGATGCTAATTTGAATGTGATATTCCCAGACAATGAAGTCTCTAGCGACAttcttcaataa